The DNA segment GGCAGTTATACCTTCACGCAGTTTTCCGGTAAGCTTAAATCCGACCACGTCAGGGATCAGCATCGATACAGGCTGCCCTAACATGGCCGCCTCGGCTTCGATTCCGCCCACGCCCCAGCCTAAAACTCCAAGGCCGTTAATCATCGTAGTATGAGAATCAGTCCCGACAAGCGTATCGGGATAGGCAAACCGCTGGCCGTTTTTCTGCTCATGCCAAACCGCCTGCCCCAAATACTCAAGGTTGACCTGATGACAAATGCCGGTTCCCGGTGGCACCACACGAAAACGGTCAAAGGCTTTCTGCCCCCAGCGTAGGAAAATATAGCGCTCGTGGTTGCGCTCCATTTCTAGCTCAACGTTTTCACCAAAGGCTTGTTCATTGCCAAAATGGTCCACGGTAACCGAGTGGTCAATGACCAGATCAACGGGCGATAGCGGATTCACTTGCTCCACGTTGCCACCCAGACGCGTCACGGCTTCACGCATGGCGGCAAGGTCAACCACTGCGGGCACACCGGTGAAGTCCTGCATCAGAACACGTGCAGGTCGATAGGCAATCTCTCTATCGGCATGGCCGGTTTTCACCCAGTCGACAATCGCCTGTAAATCGTCCTCCACCACGCTTTCGCCATCAAGGTGGCGTAGCAGGTTTTCCAACAGAACTTTCATGGATTTAGGCAGTTGGCGGATATCGCCCAGCTGTTTTTCAAGCTCTGGCAAACTGTAATAGTGGTACTCGGTATTCAGGGCACTCAGTGTTTTCTGACATTGCTGGGCAAGATGTGGCTGGCTCAGACGATTTTGACGATCGGATGACATAGCTTCTCCTTCCTTATCATGCTTTAAGCGGTGTTTCTCGGCGCTGAGCACCTCGGATACAGTCTCGTTCTAAAACGAATGCTCATCAGCCGGAAACAATCTCCTGATAACGCTGTGGCTATCTTTAAAGATAACACAAAGAGATGGTAACGTTTTAGCAACATCACCCCATGACTGCGATAGGCGATAAAAATGAGGAAGTACGATTTGGATCACGGAAAGAAATTTTGTGCTGATATCTCTCTAAGTGCTCAATAATAAGAAACAAAAAAGCCTCCACAAGGGAGGCTCTATATTTCGCATTGTCACTATTTATAAATTATTGCTCACCGGCAACCATTGCTGCGTGACGCTGTTCCATTTTTTCGATACGTTTTTCGAAATTCTGGTTAAATTCTTTTTTCTGTTCTGGGGTCAGAACATTATACATTTTGTTTTCCATCTTCATGCGTTCCAGCATCATATCGTTGCGTTCTTTGCTGTTAGCTTCGATTTGTGCACGCGCTGCACTTTCATCAAATTTATCGCTGGCAACCAGCTTATGCATATCTTTGAAGTGCTCGCCCATCATTGGCTTTTTGTGCTCTGAGCGGAACTCTTTAGCGATGGTTTTCATTTGCTCACGCTGCTGGTCTGTTAGCTTCAAACCTTCAAACATACCGCCGTGGCGCGGGCCTTGCTTGCCCATCTGATGATGCATCATCATTGGTGCGCCGCCGTCAGCCTTCGTTGCAACTGGAGCCGCTGGGGTTGTTGGTGTTGCGGTGGTTTCAGCCGCGTTTGCCATTGAAGCGCCCAGAGCCAGAGATGATGCCAACATTAAAGCAGTTAATTTACGCATAATTATGATTCCTCAAATAGTGTGTTCGTTGTTGCGTTGATGGAATTAAGTCTATAGGTCTAAATATATAGTAGTTACACGCTGAGTAAATAAACGAAAGGAGAAAAATCAAAAAACAGGCAATTATGGAGAGAGTGTGAAGATTGAGGATTTATTTTAAGCACAACGCTAAGATAAACCTTAAAATAACAAATCTGCGAGTTTTATTCCAGCGCCGTTTAATATTAAAAGCCCCTGCGCTGCTATTTAAAGTTACGTTGATTGTCGCTCAAAAGTGTCGAATGCATCCTACCTGTAAATATTTCGCAGCAGACATGGATAACCATCCTGCCCTCCACACCACGCTTTGTGATCCAGTAGCCAAATTCACAACATCGAACCCATAAAAACAAAACAGTGTTTCATTTTTAATTGAATTGCGTATCAGAAGGATCTAACATGCCTGCATCGACACGAGCAGAGCCCCTGACTGTTCATGCTAATCAAACACTCAAACGAATATCGACGAGGTGAAAGATGGAAGTCCGTCAAAGCATTCATAGCGATCATGCCAAGCAACTCGACACTGAGGGTCTGCGCCGCGAGTTTTTAGTTGAAACCATTTTTGATGCCGATCAGTACACCATGGTGTATAGCCATATTGACCGCATCATCGTTGGCGGTGTTATGCCGGTGCAAAAAAACGTCACTATCGGTACTGAAGTGGGCAAACAACTCGGCGTGAGCTATTTTTTAGAACGCCGTGAGCTCGGCGTTATCAACATCGGCGGGCCAGGAACCATCACCGTTGACGGTGAATGCTATGAAATTGGCCATCGTGAAGCACTGTACGTCGGTAAAGGCGCACGCGATATTCTCTTCACCAGCGTAAACGCCAGCCAGCCCGCAAAGTTCTATTACAACTGCGCACCGGCTCACACCACTTACCCAACCAAAAAAATTACGCCAGCTGAGGCTTCACCACAAACGCTCGGCGATGCGAAAACCAGTAACCGCCGCACTATTAATAAATATATGGTTCCTGACGTGCTGCAAACCTGCCAGCTTTCCATGGGGCTGACCGAGTTGGAAGAAGGGAATTTGTGGAACACCATGCCGTGCCATACCCACGAGCGCCGCATGGAGGTCTATTTCTATTTCAACATGGATGATGATTCCTGCGTTTTCCACATGATGGGCCAGCCGCAAGAAACTCGCCATATTGTGATGCACAACGAACAAGCCGTCATTTCACCAAGCTGGTCCATTCATTCCGGCGTCGGCACCAAGGCATATACCTTTATTTGGGGCATGGTTGGCGAAAATCAGGTCTTCGACGATATGGACCACGTTGCCGTTAAAGATATTCGTTAAGCCTTAGCTCACTCATTTCTGCGGCTGCAACGTAATAGCTAGCCGCTTTTAAAGGATATACACATGATTCTTGATGCATTTTCATTGCAGGGTAAAGTTGCGCTAGTCACTGGCTGTGATACCGGTCTTGGTCAGGGAATGGCCGTCGGTTTAGCACAGGCTGGCTGCGATATTATTGGTATTAACATCGTTGAGCCGGCTGAAACTATTGCACAGGTGACTGCGCTAGGCCGTCGTTTTTTGAGCCTTACCGCTGATTTGCGCGATACATCGGTTATTCCCGATCTGGTCGCCCGCGCGGCCGGTGAGTTTGGACACATCGATATTCTGGTGAATAACGCAGGCATTATCCGCCGTCAGGATGCACTGGAATTCAGTGAGAAAGATTGGGACGACGTGATGAATTTGAACATTAAGACCGTGTTCTTTATGTCTCAGGCCGTTGCTCGTCAGTTTATCGCTCAGGGCAAAGGCGGCAAGATCATCAACATCGCCTCGATGCTCTCTTTCCAAGGCGGAATTCGCGTGCCGTCTTACACTGCCTCTAAAAGCGCGGTAATGGGAGTGACCCGTTTGCTGGCCAACGAATGGGCTAAGCATCAGATTAACGTCAACGCTATTGCCCCCGGCTATATGGCGACTAACAATACGCAGCAGTTGCGTGCTGACGAAGCGCGTAGCGAAGAGATTTTGGACCGAATCCCCGCGGGCCGTTGGGGATTGCCTGAAGATTTAATGGGCCCAGCGGTGTTCTTAGCGTCACCGGCGTCCGACTACATCAATGGCTACACGATTGCCGTCGATGGCGGTTGGTTAGCGCGTTAATTTCCGTACTTTCGCCACGCTGGCGCCCTGCCAGCGTGGTCATTAAGTTTCATCCTACATTGACACCCCACGCTTCACGCCGTAACGTCCGCACCTGTCCAGAGAATTAAATAACCAGCGTGGTATCGTTGTGAATACTGATAAATCCTCTTTGAACGTGTTAGCCGCAGGCAGTTTGCGTAAAGCGCTGACGCCTATTTTATCTCAGTTTAGCCAGCGGCATCATGTGAACATCAATGCACAATTTGGCCCTGCCGGATTGCTACGTGAACAAATTGAAAGCGGCGCTGAGTGGGATCTGTTTGCTTCCGCCAACCAAGAACATCCGCAAACGCTACTCGATCTTGGTTTGGCACACAGCGTAATGCCCTTTCTACGTAACAAGCTGTGTTTAACCACCCACCGAGCCAGAATAACGCCAACGACAAACTGGCTAGATTTACTGACCGACCCGAGCATTATCGTCGGCACCTCGACGCCTGGCTGCGATCCTTCTGGCGACTATACGTGGCAGCTTTTCGATCGTGTCGAACACCACCGCTCGGGCGCTGGCGAATATTTGAAATTGAATGCAAAACAGCTGGTGGGCGGGAAAGGCAGTTTGCAGGTTCCTGCAACGGAAATCGCTTCTGCATGGTTGATTCGCCAAGGGCTGGCTGATGTTTTTGTCGGTTATGCACACTATGCGCAATGGCTACAGAACGATGCCGATATTGCAGCGGTCACCATTCCCGACGCCGACAATATATTCGCCACCTATGCGTTGGCGCTGCACAGTGACGTTGCTCAGCCACTGGCAGAATATCTCTTGTCCAACGGCGTTCAGCAGCAGTTTGTCAGCGCAGGATTTTCGCGGCGCTAGTCTGCATAAAGATCGAATATCGGGGTAAGCACCGGCTGGGCTTCTGCATCGGACGCCACCGCCGCCCGCTCCACTCTGACGCCATAGGCCTTGAGCAAATTATCCTCGGTGAGCATTTCTTTGCTGTCACCATATGCCCACCGTTGATTATCGAGCAACAAAAGGCATTTTTGCGCCACCAGTTGCGCATGTGCCGGATCATGGGTGGTGAACAGTACGCTAATCTGCCGTTGCTTCGCCAATTGGTAGATCAAGCGCAACACCGCCTGCTGGTTATATAAATCCAAGGCAGAAGTCGGTTCATCGAGGATCAACATCTCACAACCGGTGGCTAACGCACGGGCAATCATCACCAGCTGGCGCTGCCCACCGGATAAGGTTTGGAAACTGTGTTCGGCCAAATGCCCAATTCCTAGCGTATCTAACGCATCTCGAGCAATCCGTTCATCTTTGGCCGTTGGCTGTTGTAGCAGGCCAACATTGCTCACTCTGCCCATTAAGACGATCTCAATAACTCGATATGCAAAGGCCGAGGAAAATGACTGAGCAACAAATCCGATCGGCGCACTGCGTGATATTTCTCCCGCCAAAGGCGGTATAACGCCGGACAGCGTATTCAATAACGAGGTTTTCCCGCGTCCGTTAGCGCCAAGAATAGCCAACACTTCACCACGCCGACAACAAAAACTCAGCGCATGAAATAACGCTTTCTTATGACCAAATTCAAGTTCATTTACGCTTAGCGCGATCTCATTCACTGTGCGATCTCCATCGGGAGCGAATTAACAGCATGGCAAACAGCGGTGCCCCAATTAATGCGGTAATAATCCCCAAAGGAATTTCCGCCGCGCTCAATGTGCGTGCCACATCATCAACCAGAACCATAAACCCACCGCCGAGCCAGAATGCCGCCGGAAGTAAACGCCGATGGTCAGCGCCAACCAATAAACGTGCAAGGTGTGGGATCACCAAACCTATCCAGCCAATGCCCCCACTCACCGCAAC comes from the Hafnia alvei genome and includes:
- the spy gene encoding ATP-independent periplasmic protein-refolding chaperone Spy, yielding MRKLTALMLASSLALGASMANAAETTATPTTPAAPVATKADGGAPMMMHHQMGKQGPRHGGMFEGLKLTDQQREQMKTIAKEFRSEHKKPMMGEHFKDMHKLVASDKFDESAARAQIEANSKERNDMMLERMKMENKMYNVLTPEQKKEFNQNFEKRIEKMEQRHAAMVAGEQ
- the kduI gene encoding 5-dehydro-4-deoxy-D-glucuronate isomerase, which codes for MEVRQSIHSDHAKQLDTEGLRREFLVETIFDADQYTMVYSHIDRIIVGGVMPVQKNVTIGTEVGKQLGVSYFLERRELGVINIGGPGTITVDGECYEIGHREALYVGKGARDILFTSVNASQPAKFYYNCAPAHTTYPTKKITPAEASPQTLGDAKTSNRRTINKYMVPDVLQTCQLSMGLTELEEGNLWNTMPCHTHERRMEVYFYFNMDDDSCVFHMMGQPQETRHIVMHNEQAVISPSWSIHSGVGTKAYTFIWGMVGENQVFDDMDHVAVKDIR
- the kduD gene encoding 2-dehydro-3-deoxy-D-gluconate 5-dehydrogenase KduD, translating into MILDAFSLQGKVALVTGCDTGLGQGMAVGLAQAGCDIIGINIVEPAETIAQVTALGRRFLSLTADLRDTSVIPDLVARAAGEFGHIDILVNNAGIIRRQDALEFSEKDWDDVMNLNIKTVFFMSQAVARQFIAQGKGGKIINIASMLSFQGGIRVPSYTASKSAVMGVTRLLANEWAKHQINVNAIAPGYMATNNTQQLRADEARSEEILDRIPAGRWGLPEDLMGPAVFLASPASDYINGYTIAVDGGWLAR
- the modA gene encoding molybdate ABC transporter substrate-binding protein; protein product: MNTDKSSLNVLAAGSLRKALTPILSQFSQRHHVNINAQFGPAGLLREQIESGAEWDLFASANQEHPQTLLDLGLAHSVMPFLRNKLCLTTHRARITPTTNWLDLLTDPSIIVGTSTPGCDPSGDYTWQLFDRVEHHRSGAGEYLKLNAKQLVGGKGSLQVPATEIASAWLIRQGLADVFVGYAHYAQWLQNDADIAAVTIPDADNIFATYALALHSDVAQPLAEYLLSNGVQQQFVSAGFSRR
- a CDS encoding ABC transporter ATP-binding protein; its protein translation is MNEIALSVNELEFGHKKALFHALSFCCRRGEVLAILGANGRGKTSLLNTLSGVIPPLAGEISRSAPIGFVAQSFSSAFAYRVIEIVLMGRVSNVGLLQQPTAKDERIARDALDTLGIGHLAEHSFQTLSGGQRQLVMIARALATGCEMLILDEPTSALDLYNQQAVLRLIYQLAKQRQISVLFTTHDPAHAQLVAQKCLLLLDNQRWAYGDSKEMLTEDNLLKAYGVRVERAAVASDAEAQPVLTPIFDLYAD